One stretch of Streptomyces sp. B21-083 DNA includes these proteins:
- a CDS encoding toxin-antitoxin system, toxin component, which translates to MRRLSSQLLVSLEPPDDDEGVLPAIGRALSDVRGRPVRLRSWAFPPTTVSGLWIDRDGHDVIAYEENTDPEHQLVIIGHETWHMFQGHCGSHTAPGPAASRALGKDAATALKDLAALVSDADDVALPKAERTDAVLHIAARTDTASMHDELEAEHFGIRFATDVQAALAEARSSADSTALAGRIQAVMAHRFRRT; encoded by the coding sequence ATGCGGCGGCTCAGCAGCCAACTGCTCGTGAGTCTTGAGCCGCCCGATGACGACGAGGGTGTCTTGCCCGCCATCGGCCGTGCCCTCAGCGACGTCCGCGGGCGGCCGGTCCGGCTACGCAGCTGGGCGTTCCCGCCCACAACAGTCAGCGGGTTGTGGATAGACCGGGACGGCCACGACGTGATCGCCTACGAGGAGAACACCGATCCCGAGCATCAGCTCGTCATCATCGGTCACGAGACATGGCACATGTTTCAGGGGCACTGTGGCAGCCACACTGCCCCTGGCCCCGCCGCGTCGCGTGCCCTGGGCAAGGATGCAGCAACCGCCCTCAAAGACCTGGCGGCACTCGTCTCCGATGCCGATGACGTCGCCCTTCCGAAGGCGGAACGAACGGACGCAGTCCTCCACATCGCCGCACGCACCGACACCGCGTCCATGCACGACGAATTGGAGGCTGAGCACTTCGGCATCCGATTCGCCACCGACGTACAGGCCGCCCTGGCAGAGGCTCGCTCCTCCGCTGACTCAACAGCACTCGCCGGACGCATCCAGGCCGTTATGGCACACCGCTTCCGCCGGACCTGA